The following proteins are co-located in the Phragmites australis chromosome 10, lpPhrAust1.1, whole genome shotgun sequence genome:
- the LOC133931277 gene encoding protein JINGUBANG-like: MRVAHCSIAVSSSLMTGFMSSSGIQEETQAQDVSREQTTSFLSQSSHPSVQYSQNPNYPSLSPCLYRCIATLKGSSSYVSGFAVDGDTLYIASSDGHVRLWPLDMAMDVQRAEQSSSTVAITNTCIKCVVATRNGLVSSHQDGKIRVWQTGRRSGSCHLALRAVLPTAADCLRTFLFPKNYVEVRRHRKRTWVHHVDAVTALALSPDGVHMYSVSWDRSLKVWRLPGFRCVESVSPAHDDAINAVAVSADGHVYTGSADKTIKAWRRHPGQRKLALVGTMGHHKAAVNALAFGVGGQVLYSGSCDMTVIVWESAGGGMTATSTLRGHTRAVLCLAAAGDVVCSGSSDRTVRVWRRGAAAVGYTCLAVLDGHTGAVKSLAVVGKMAGDHDSSCDECCSSRGCSAILVCSGSLDCDVKIWKVIVSCLRLGVLQLCADE, translated from the coding sequence ATGCGGGTTGCACATTGCAGTATTGCTGTGAGCTCGTCTCTGATGACTGGTTTCATGAGTTCTTCTGGTATACAAGAAGAAACCCAAGCCCAGGATGTGTCCCGGGAACAAACCACATCATTCTTATCGCAATCGAGTCACCCTTCCGTGCAGTATTCCCAAAACCCAAACTACCCAAGTTTGAGCCCATGCCTCTACCGGTGCATTGCCACTCTCAAGGGCAGCTCATCTTATGTCTCCGGTTTCGCCGTCGACGGCGACACGCTCTACATCGCCTCGTCGGACGGACACGTCAGACTGTGGCCGCTGGACATGGCCATGGACGTGCAACGGGCTGAGCAGTCCAGCTCTACGGTTGCAATCACCAATACTTGCATAAAGTGTGTCGTCGCCACCCGCAACGGACTCGTGAGCTCGCATCAGGACGGCAAGATCAGAGTGTGGCAAACAGGTCGGAGGAGCGGGAGCTGCCACCTCGCTCTGCGTGCCGTCCTGCCGACCGCCGCGGACTGCCTGCGCACGTTCCTGTTCCCCAAGAACTACGTCGAGGTCCGGCGGCACCGGAAGCGCACCTGGGTGCACCACGTCGACGCGGTCACCGCGCTCGCGCTGTCCCCGGACGGCGTGCACATGTACTCCGTGTCGTGGGACCGGAGCCTCAAGGTGTGGCGGCTGCCCGGCTTCCGCTGCGTCGAGTCCGTCTCTCCGGCTCACGACGATGCCATCAACGCCGTGGCCGTGTCGGCCGATGGGCACGTGTACACCGGGTCGGCCGACAAGACGATCAAGGCGTGGAGGCGCCACCCGGGGCAGAGGAAGCTCGCGCTGGTCGGCACCATGGGGCACCACAAGGCGGCGGTGAACGCGCTGGCATTCGGTGTCGGCGGGCAGGTGCTCTACTCCGGCTCGTGTGACATGACTGTCATCGTGTGGGAAAGTGCAGGCGGGGGCATGACCGCCACCAGCACGCTCAGGGGGCACACGAGGGCCGTACTGTGCCTGGCCGCGGCCGGGGACGTGGTGTGCAGCGGTTCGTCAGACAGGACGGTGAGGGTGTGGAGGCGAGGAGCGGCAGCGGTGGGCTATACGTGTCTGGCCGTGCTGGACGGCCATACCGGAGCAGTGAAGAGCTTGGCGGTGGTGGGTAAAATGGCAGGTGATCACGACAGCTCGTGCGACGAGTGCTGTTCAAGCCGTGGCTGCTCTGCAATTCTTGTCTGCAGCGGTTCGTTGGACTGTGATGTGAAGATTTGGAAGGTGATTGTTTCTTGTTTACGACTTGGAGTGCTGCAGCTGTGCGCAGATGAATAG